In bacterium YEK0313, one genomic interval encodes:
- the glmU_1 gene encoding Bifunctional protein GlmU yields the protein MVLAAGLGTRMRPLTNDRPKPLVMVAGKTLLDHVLDPLAEAGITRAVVNVHYLADQVEAAVARRERPRVVVSDERAALLDSGGGVAKALPHLGSRFLVRNADAFWRDAGRSSLARLIEAFDPQRMDTLLLLARMEASVGFDGPGDFFRDVDGRLTRRGAAARAPFAYAGAAVMQAEDFAGHAPGAVFSLNSLWNASIARGRLHGLVIDGLWLHVGTPAAIGEAEAAIAGML from the coding sequence ATGGTGCTGGCCGCGGGCCTCGGCACGCGCATGCGCCCGCTCACCAATGACCGGCCGAAGCCGCTCGTGATGGTGGCCGGCAAGACCCTGCTCGACCATGTGCTGGATCCGCTGGCGGAGGCCGGCATCACGCGCGCCGTGGTCAATGTCCACTATCTCGCCGACCAGGTGGAGGCGGCCGTGGCGCGGCGCGAGCGGCCACGGGTCGTCGTGTCGGACGAGCGCGCCGCGCTGCTCGATTCCGGTGGCGGCGTCGCCAAGGCGCTGCCGCATCTCGGGTCGCGCTTCCTGGTCCGCAATGCCGACGCCTTCTGGCGCGATGCCGGCCGCTCCAGCCTGGCGCGGCTGATCGAGGCCTTCGATCCCCAGCGCATGGACACGCTGCTGCTGCTGGCGCGGATGGAGGCGAGCGTCGGCTTCGACGGTCCGGGCGACTTCTTCCGCGATGTCGACGGCCGCCTCACCCGCCGCGGCGCCGCCGCGCGCGCGCCCTTCGCCTATGCCGGCGCCGCCGTCATGCAGGCCGAGGATTTCGCTGGCCATGCGCCCGGCGCGGTCTTTTCGCTCAACAGCCTGTGGAACGCCTCCATCGCGCGCGGCCGGCTGCACGGGCTCGTCATCGACGGGCTCTGGCTGCATGTCGGCACGCCGGCGGCGATCGGCGAGGCCGAGGCCGCGATCGCCGGGATGCTCTGA
- the mshD_4 gene encoding Mycothiol acetyltransferase, whose product MSSLYDFWAWWPRAEPVLDRAAMADARDMAAIHGASFHRGWDVQEFETMLVDRSILAHALRRRATQPVGAFVVSRLAADEAEILTIAVLPRLRGRGFAGQLLDAHVKDLMRAGIANLFLEVEAENAPALKLYQRRGFSIIGRRRGYYRTATGTADAVMMRKVLPTI is encoded by the coding sequence GTGAGCTCGCTCTATGACTTCTGGGCCTGGTGGCCGCGCGCCGAGCCGGTGCTCGACCGGGCGGCCATGGCCGATGCGCGCGACATGGCGGCGATCCACGGCGCCTCCTTCCACCGCGGCTGGGACGTGCAGGAATTCGAGACCATGCTGGTCGACCGGTCGATCCTCGCCCATGCCCTGCGCCGCCGCGCGACCCAGCCGGTCGGCGCCTTCGTCGTCAGCCGGCTCGCCGCCGACGAGGCCGAGATCCTGACCATCGCCGTCCTGCCGCGCCTGCGCGGCCGCGGTTTCGCCGGCCAGCTGCTCGACGCCCATGTGAAGGACCTCATGCGCGCCGGCATTGCCAATCTATTCCTGGAAGTGGAGGCGGAGAACGCGCCGGCGCTGAAGCTCTATCAGCGCCGCGGCTTTTCCATCATCGGCCGGCGCAGGGGCTATTACCGCACCGCCACCGGCACGGCCGACGCTGTGATGATGCGCAAGGTCCTGCCGACGATCTGA
- the yafP gene encoding putative N-acetyltransferase YafP, with the protein MPHPDLSIRRYREADLDAVIAVFQRAVRETAARDYDPVQIAAWSTVDRTRWRERRGSRPTWVAVRHGMVVGFSDLEPDGHLDMMFVDPGHQGAGIASQLLATVESAAREGGLLHLFTEASRTARPFFERRGFQLVAEQQVELRGATLTNFRMRKLL; encoded by the coding sequence ATGCCGCACCCCGATCTCTCCATCCGCCGCTACCGTGAGGCCGATCTCGACGCGGTCATCGCGGTGTTCCAGCGTGCCGTGCGCGAGACGGCCGCGAGGGACTACGATCCGGTCCAGATCGCGGCCTGGTCGACGGTCGACCGCACGCGCTGGCGCGAACGTCGCGGCAGCCGGCCGACTTGGGTCGCGGTCCGCCACGGCATGGTCGTCGGCTTTTCCGACCTCGAGCCGGACGGTCATCTCGACATGATGTTCGTCGATCCGGGCCATCAGGGTGCGGGCATCGCCTCCCAGCTCCTGGCGACCGTCGAAAGCGCCGCGCGCGAAGGCGGCCTCCTCCACCTCTTCACCGAAGCGAGCCGCACGGCGCGGCCCTTCTTCGAACGCCGCGGCTTCCAGCTCGTCGCTGAACAGCAGGTCGAACTGCGTGGCGCCACACTGACCAATTTCCGGATGCGGAAGCTGCTGTGA
- the murA gene encoding UDP-N-acetylglucosamine 1-carboxyvinyltransferase: MDRIRITGGRPLHGTIPISGAKNAALPLMIASLLTEDELTLTNVPRLSDVSNLARILGNHGVDVTIAGKRSGDDVLVGQTVRLNARSIVDTTAPYELVSTMRASFWVIAPLVARMGIAKVSLPGGCAIGTRPVDLLLHALERLGAEIEIDAGYAVVKAPSGLKGNEIDFAKVTVGGTHVALMAAALAQGTTVLHNAAREPEIVDLAECLIKMGAKIKGAGTETIEITGVSRLKGTHHAVVADRIETGTYAMCVAMTGGDVMLEGARPELLQAALDVLTEAGAEIAATNEGIRVKRNGHGIAPVTVTTDPFPGFPTDLQAQLMGLMTRAKGTSKITETIFENRFMHVQELARLGAHIQLDGQTATIEGVDTLKGAPVMATDLRASVSLVIAALAAQGETMVNRVYHLDRGFERLETKLAACGAAIERISG; the protein is encoded by the coding sequence ATGGATCGCATCCGCATCACCGGCGGCCGCCCGCTTCACGGAACGATCCCGATCTCCGGCGCCAAGAACGCCGCCCTGCCGCTGATGATCGCCTCGCTGCTGACCGAGGACGAGCTGACGCTGACCAATGTGCCGCGGCTTTCCGACGTGTCGAACCTCGCCCGCATCCTCGGCAATCACGGCGTCGACGTGACCATTGCCGGCAAGCGTTCCGGCGACGACGTGCTGGTCGGCCAGACGGTCAGGCTCAATGCCCGCTCGATCGTCGACACCACGGCGCCCTACGAGCTCGTCTCGACCATGCGGGCGAGCTTCTGGGTGATCGCGCCGCTGGTGGCGCGGATGGGCATCGCCAAGGTCTCGCTGCCCGGCGGCTGCGCCATCGGCACCCGGCCGGTGGACCTGCTGCTGCACGCGCTGGAGCGGCTCGGCGCCGAGATCGAGATCGATGCCGGCTATGCGGTGGTGAAGGCGCCGAGCGGGCTGAAGGGCAACGAGATCGATTTCGCCAAGGTGACGGTCGGCGGCACCCATGTCGCGCTGATGGCCGCGGCGCTCGCACAGGGCACCACCGTGCTCCACAATGCCGCCCGCGAGCCCGAGATCGTCGACCTCGCGGAATGCCTGATCAAGATGGGCGCCAAGATCAAGGGCGCCGGCACCGAGACCATCGAGATCACCGGGGTCAGCCGGCTGAAGGGCACCCATCACGCCGTCGTCGCCGACCGCATCGAGACCGGCACCTATGCCATGTGCGTCGCCATGACCGGCGGCGACGTGATGCTGGAAGGCGCCCGGCCGGAGCTTCTGCAGGCCGCGCTCGACGTGCTCACCGAGGCGGGCGCCGAGATCGCCGCCACCAATGAAGGCATCCGCGTCAAGCGCAACGGCCACGGCATCGCGCCGGTCACCGTCACCACCGACCCCTTCCCGGGCTTCCCGACCGACCTGCAGGCCCAGCTCATGGGCCTGATGACCCGCGCCAAGGGCACCTCGAAGATCACCGAGACGATCTTCGAGAACCGCTTCATGCACGTCCAGGAGCTCGCCCGCCTCGGCGCCCACATCCAGCTCGACGGTCAAACGGCGACCATCGAGGGCGTCGACACGCTCAAGGGTGCGCCGGTCATGGCGACCGACCTGCGGGCATCGGTGTCGCTGGTCATCGCGGCGCTTGCCGCGCAGGGCGAAACCATGGTCAACCGGGTCTATCACCTCGATCGCGGTTTCGAACGCCTGGAAACCAAGCTCGCCGCCTGCGGCGCGGCAATCGAGCGCATTTCCGGCTGA
- the divL gene encoding Sensor protein DivL, whose protein sequence is MPDLDRVDDASGRGLGLKRAWTSRAGTVLSGTTAALLASTSLVAAETALGVGDAVRLLAAHEWAMFGLNVGIVVFAVVTGIGLLRTRTRAAEDTLVARQEINRLKLALDRANALLTLDQHVVVVWGEADEPEISGDVRSLVDPAAPHRVLAFGTWIAAERAAELERGVDLLRRTGMPFKLELVTTDGRPVEAEGRPIGGRAVLRLRLMAGLREELVKLREEHDGFVRRTETVLAFLADLPMPAWIRDADGRLTWVNEAYARATDSASGAEAVAKGTELLEPVDRAEAARCRGAQEPFLRRVNAISAGARRVFDAIERPGSRGAAGLAVDVTELEAMRTHFAVEMETHKRTLDQLATAVAIYDANKRLVFHNEAFRLLWDLDPAFLHQEPTDGDVLDRLRERRKLPEQSSFREWKKSLHTVYEAIDTEPRSHEWLLPNGRYLRVVQNPDPAGGVTYVFEDQTRRLQLETQVAALGKVQRETLDHLEEAVAVFGSDGRLSLHNRAFALFWDIDQSLLDARPHIDQIAGLCIPYLRDASAWPEIKTAVAAIDAKRQPRSFRFDRNDGAVLDAVTAPLPDGATLVTFRNVTNMVMVERALTERNEALEAAEKIRNDFVHHVSYQLRTPLTTIIGFAQVLDDAAVGPLNDKQREYLGYISVSSSALLSIINDVLDLATIDAGVMRLDLGEVDIRQAMQTAADAVKDRLAEGQVRLELRAARDIGSFRADGQRIRQVLFNLLSNAIGFSERGGLVVLDATRDGDQIVFKVRDQGAGIAPEHLGRIFDRFETRTTGSHHRGAGLGLSIVQSFVALHKGHVSVESTPGQGTQVKVTLPADLGDYSKAAE, encoded by the coding sequence ATGCCGGACCTTGACAGGGTCGACGACGCATCCGGACGCGGCCTCGGGCTGAAACGCGCCTGGACGAGCCGCGCCGGCACCGTTCTGTCCGGCACCACGGCCGCCCTGCTTGCCTCGACCTCGCTGGTCGCGGCCGAAACCGCCCTCGGTGTCGGCGACGCGGTCCGCCTGCTCGCCGCGCATGAATGGGCGATGTTCGGCCTCAATGTCGGCATCGTGGTCTTCGCCGTGGTGACCGGCATCGGGCTGCTGCGCACCCGCACCCGCGCCGCCGAGGACACGCTGGTCGCGCGCCAGGAGATCAACCGGCTGAAGCTTGCCCTCGATCGCGCCAACGCGCTGCTCACCCTCGACCAGCATGTCGTGGTGGTCTGGGGCGAAGCCGACGAGCCGGAGATTTCGGGCGACGTCAGGAGCCTGGTCGATCCGGCGGCGCCGCACCGGGTGCTCGCCTTCGGCACCTGGATCGCCGCCGAAAGGGCCGCCGAGCTCGAGCGCGGCGTGGACCTGCTGCGCCGGACGGGCATGCCGTTCAAGCTGGAACTGGTCACGACCGACGGCCGCCCGGTGGAGGCCGAGGGCCGGCCGATCGGCGGGCGGGCGGTGCTGCGCCTGCGCCTGATGGCGGGCCTGCGCGAGGAACTGGTCAAGCTGCGCGAGGAGCATGACGGCTTCGTCAGGCGCACCGAGACGGTGCTCGCTTTCCTTGCCGACCTGCCCATGCCGGCCTGGATTCGTGATGCCGACGGCCGGCTGACCTGGGTCAACGAGGCCTATGCCCGTGCCACCGACAGCGCCAGCGGCGCCGAGGCCGTGGCGAAGGGCACCGAGCTGCTCGAACCGGTCGACCGGGCCGAGGCGGCGCGCTGCCGCGGCGCGCAGGAGCCGTTCCTGCGCCGGGTCAATGCGATCTCCGCCGGCGCACGCCGCGTCTTCGACGCCATCGAGCGGCCAGGCTCCCGCGGCGCCGCCGGCCTTGCCGTCGACGTCACCGAGCTCGAGGCGATGCGCACCCATTTCGCCGTCGAGATGGAGACCCACAAGCGCACGCTGGACCAGCTCGCCACCGCCGTCGCCATCTATGACGCCAACAAGCGCCTGGTCTTCCACAATGAGGCCTTCCGCCTGCTCTGGGACCTCGACCCGGCCTTCCTGCACCAGGAGCCGACCGACGGCGACGTGCTGGACCGGCTGCGCGAGCGGCGCAAGCTGCCGGAGCAGTCGAGTTTCCGCGAATGGAAGAAGTCGCTGCATACGGTCTACGAGGCGATCGACACCGAGCCGCGCAGCCATGAATGGCTGCTGCCGAACGGGCGCTATCTGCGCGTGGTGCAGAACCCGGATCCCGCTGGCGGCGTCACCTATGTCTTCGAGGACCAGACCCGCCGCCTGCAACTGGAGACCCAGGTCGCCGCGCTCGGCAAGGTGCAGCGCGAGACGCTCGACCATCTCGAGGAGGCGGTCGCGGTGTTCGGTTCGGACGGCCGGCTGTCGCTGCACAACCGCGCCTTCGCCCTGTTCTGGGACATCGACCAGAGCCTGCTCGACGCCCGCCCGCATATCGACCAGATCGCCGGCCTGTGCATTCCCTATCTGCGCGATGCCAGCGCCTGGCCGGAGATCAAGACCGCGGTCGCCGCCATCGATGCCAAGCGGCAGCCGCGCAGCTTCCGGTTCGACCGCAACGACGGCGCCGTGCTCGACGCGGTGACGGCGCCGCTGCCCGACGGCGCGACGCTGGTCACCTTCCGCAATGTCACCAACATGGTCATGGTCGAGCGCGCCCTGACCGAGCGCAACGAGGCGCTGGAAGCCGCGGAGAAGATCCGCAACGACTTCGTGCACCACGTCTCCTATCAGCTGCGCACGCCGCTCACGACCATCATCGGCTTCGCCCAGGTGCTCGACGACGCCGCTGTCGGGCCGCTGAACGACAAGCAGCGCGAATATCTCGGCTATATCAGCGTCTCGTCCTCGGCGCTTCTGTCGATCATCAACGACGTGCTCGATCTCGCCACCATCGATGCCGGCGTCATGCGCCTCGATCTCGGCGAGGTCGACATCCGACAGGCCATGCAGACCGCGGCCGATGCGGTCAAGGACCGGCTTGCCGAAGGCCAGGTCCGGCTGGAGCTGCGCGCGGCGCGCGACATCGGCTCGTTCCGCGCCGACGGCCAGCGCATCCGCCAGGTCCTGTTCAATCTCCTGTCCAATGCCATCGGCTTTTCCGAGCGCGGCGGGCTGGTGGTCCTTGACGCGACGCGCGACGGTGACCAGATCGTCTTCAAGGTGCGCGATCAGGGGGCCGGCATCGCGCCGGAACATCTCGGCCGCATCTTCGACCGGTTCGAGACGCGCACCACCGGTTCGCATCACCGGGGCGCCGGCCTCGGCCTCTCCATTGTCCAATCCTTCGTGGCCCTGCATAAGGGCCATGTCTCCGTCGAAAGCACGCCCGGCCAGGGCACGCAGGTCAAGGTGACCCTGCCGGCCGATCTCGGCGATTATTCAAAGGCCGCCGAATGA
- a CDS encoding PRC-barrel domain protein, whose translation MIRNKLALASVLVALSGGAMAQPAPTAPETPGRNAPAARQVQSSLAPNEFTTRSLVGMTVYAPKPAEGSASADPATTATVAPAPPASPATMDDAQWRAMRERHDNIGTVSSVVLTSDGRAKQVVLGVGGFLGIGEKSVALDWQDLRLMRDSNGKLFAVVMRTKEQLNAMPSFVDAAQ comes from the coding sequence ATGATCAGGAACAAACTTGCTCTTGCTTCGGTCCTGGTGGCGCTGAGCGGCGGCGCCATGGCCCAGCCCGCCCCGACCGCCCCCGAAACGCCGGGGCGCAACGCTCCGGCCGCCCGTCAGGTCCAGTCCTCGCTGGCGCCGAACGAATTCACGACGCGCAGCCTGGTCGGCATGACGGTCTATGCGCCGAAACCGGCCGAGGGCTCGGCGAGCGCCGATCCGGCGACCACCGCGACCGTCGCACCGGCACCGCCGGCCTCGCCCGCGACCATGGACGACGCGCAGTGGCGCGCCATGCGCGAGCGGCACGACAATATCGGCACGGTGAGCTCGGTCGTGCTGACCAGCGACGGCCGCGCCAAGCAGGTGGTGCTGGGCGTCGGCGGCTTCCTCGGCATCGGCGAGAAGTCCGTTGCGCTCGACTGGCAGGACCTGCGCCTGATGCGCGATTCCAACGGCAAGCTGTTCGCCGTGGTGATGCGCACCAAGGAACAGCTCAACGCCATGCCGAGCTTCGTCGACGCGGCCCAGTAA
- the tsaE gene encoding tRNA threonylcarbamoyladenosine biosynthesis protein TsaE — MTEPLRHTLQLANEAATVRFAMDLAMAVQVNDVVTLAGELGSGKSTLARALVRALAEDEALEVPSPTFAIIQPYDLKRFPVIHADLYRVISPDEITELGWDDVSENALLLVEWPDRLGGALSGDRLEIELALNAAQGPSARTATLTGHGAWRDRLQRLVALRVFIDNAGWAGATRRHLQGDASSRTYERLTDGSRRVVLMNAPRRPDGPPIRNGLPYSRIAHLAEDMVPFVAMAEGLRDAGLSPPEIEAIDLDQGFLLLEDLGSEGVVAGGAPIAERYTAAVDVLAHLHGRARPDTLGTPKGPYSLPPYDHEALGAEVELLLDWYIPRSQARIPASEKHVFLKHWADLFAEVEKAPKTWTLRDYHSPNLIWLADRDGIERVGLIDFQDAVMGPPAYDVVSLLQDARVTVPETLELQLLSRYAAARRAADAGFDMASFARLYAILGAQRATKLLGIFVRLDKRDGKPQYLAHIPRIWAYLQRCLAHPALAQVKRWVDDRVPPP; from the coding sequence ATGACCGAACCGCTGCGCCACACCCTCCAGCTCGCCAACGAGGCGGCGACCGTCCGCTTCGCCATGGATCTGGCCATGGCGGTGCAGGTGAACGACGTGGTCACGCTGGCCGGCGAGCTCGGATCGGGCAAGTCGACGCTCGCCCGCGCTCTCGTGCGGGCGCTTGCCGAGGACGAGGCGCTGGAGGTGCCGAGCCCGACCTTCGCGATCATCCAGCCCTACGACCTCAAGCGTTTCCCGGTCATCCATGCCGACCTCTACCGCGTCATCTCGCCGGACGAGATCACCGAGCTCGGCTGGGACGACGTGTCCGAAAACGCGCTCCTGCTGGTCGAATGGCCGGACCGGCTGGGCGGCGCGCTGTCCGGCGACCGGCTGGAGATCGAGCTCGCGCTGAACGCGGCGCAGGGCCCTTCCGCCCGCACGGCGACGCTGACCGGCCATGGGGCCTGGCGCGACCGGCTCCAGCGCCTCGTCGCGCTGCGCGTCTTCATCGACAATGCCGGCTGGGCCGGGGCGACGCGCCGCCACCTGCAGGGCGATGCCTCCAGCCGCACCTACGAGCGGCTGACCGACGGCAGCCGCCGCGTTGTGCTGATGAACGCCCCGCGCCGGCCCGATGGCCCGCCGATCCGCAACGGCCTGCCCTATAGCCGCATCGCCCATCTCGCCGAGGACATGGTGCCCTTCGTCGCCATGGCCGAGGGCCTGCGCGATGCCGGCCTGTCGCCGCCCGAGATCGAGGCGATCGATCTCGACCAGGGCTTCCTTTTGCTCGAGGATCTCGGCTCCGAGGGCGTTGTGGCGGGCGGGGCGCCGATCGCCGAGCGCTATACCGCGGCGGTCGACGTGCTGGCCCATCTCCATGGCCGCGCGCGGCCGGATACGCTCGGCACGCCGAAGGGGCCGTACAGCCTGCCGCCCTATGACCACGAGGCGCTCGGCGCCGAGGTCGAGCTGCTGCTCGACTGGTATATTCCGCGCAGCCAGGCGCGCATTCCCGCCAGCGAGAAGCACGTCTTCCTGAAGCACTGGGCCGATCTCTTCGCCGAGGTCGAGAAGGCGCCGAAGACCTGGACGCTGCGCGACTATCATTCGCCCAACCTGATCTGGCTGGCCGACCGCGACGGCATCGAGCGGGTCGGGCTGATCGATTTCCAGGACGCGGTCATGGGCCCGCCGGCCTATGACGTGGTCTCGCTCCTGCAGGACGCGCGCGTCACCGTGCCGGAGACGCTCGAGCTGCAGCTCCTGTCGCGTTATGCCGCGGCCCGCCGCGCGGCGGATGCCGGTTTCGACATGGCGAGCTTCGCCCGCCTCTACGCCATCCTCGGCGCGCAGCGGGCGACCAAGCTGCTGGGCATTTTCGTGCGTCTCGACAAGCGCGACGGCAAGCCGCAATACCTCGCCCATATCCCGCGCATATGGGCCTATCTGCAGCGCTGCCTGGCCCACCCCGCGCTCGCCCAGGTCAAGCGCTGGGTCGACGACCGCGTGCCGCCGCCGTGA
- the truB gene encoding tRNA pseudouridine synthase B, translating into MNQPRSKKVDVHGWIVLDKALGQTSTHAVSAVRRLFNAKKGGHAGTLDPLASGLLPIALGEATKTVPFVMDGRKTYRFTVTWGSETTTDDTEGEVVARSDARPDRAAVEALLPRYTGTIMQVPPKFSAIKVDGERAYDLARDGEAVELAARPITIDSLKLVSFSPEAAAFEAECGKGTYVRAIARDLGRDLGCFGHVTALRRTRVGPFGENDTVSLDELRELQEGRIGDQSLEDALLPVEAALAEVPEVQVTRDAAARLTRGQSAILRGRDAPLAGTVWVSAGGDPVAVCEVERGELVPKRVFVFQP; encoded by the coding sequence ATGAACCAGCCCCGCTCGAAGAAGGTCGACGTGCACGGCTGGATCGTGCTCGACAAGGCGCTTGGCCAGACCTCGACCCACGCGGTCTCCGCCGTGCGCCGTCTGTTCAACGCCAAGAAGGGCGGCCATGCCGGCACGCTCGATCCGCTCGCTTCTGGCCTCCTGCCGATCGCCCTCGGCGAGGCCACCAAGACGGTTCCCTTCGTCATGGATGGCCGCAAGACCTACCGCTTCACGGTCACCTGGGGCAGCGAGACGACGACCGACGATACCGAGGGCGAGGTGGTCGCCCGCTCCGACGCCCGCCCCGACCGCGCCGCCGTCGAGGCCCTGCTGCCGCGCTATACCGGCACGATCATGCAGGTGCCGCCGAAATTCTCGGCCATCAAGGTCGACGGCGAGCGCGCCTATGACCTTGCCCGCGACGGCGAGGCGGTCGAGCTCGCCGCCCGGCCGATCACCATCGACAGCCTGAAGCTGGTCAGCTTCTCCCCGGAAGCCGCGGCCTTCGAAGCCGAATGCGGCAAGGGCACCTATGTCCGGGCGATCGCCCGCGACCTCGGCCGCGACCTCGGCTGCTTCGGCCATGTCACCGCGCTTCGCCGCACCCGCGTCGGCCCCTTCGGCGAGAACGACACCGTCTCGCTCGACGAGCTGCGCGAACTGCAGGAGGGCCGCATCGGCGACCAGTCGCTCGAGGACGCCTTGCTGCCGGTGGAGGCGGCGCTCGCCGAGGTGCCGGAGGTGCAGGTGACGCGCGATGCCGCCGCGCGGCTGACCCGCGGCCAGAGCGCCATTCTGCGCGGCCGGGACGCGCCCCTTGCAGGCACCGTCTGGGTTTCGGCCGGCGGCGACCCGGTCGCCGTCTGTGAGGTCGAGCGCGGCGAACTGGTGCCGAAGCGCGTCTTTGTTTTTCAGCCGTGA
- the rbfA gene encoding Ribosome-binding factor A, which produces MAKRFDTGSGPSQRQLRVGELMRHALAEVLARGEIHDPVLAGTVVTVPEVKMSPDLKIATCFVMPLGGKGQDEVIAALARNKRYLRGELAHRTNLKFAPDLRFRIDASFDEGSRIDRLLDSDAVRRDLGPKGGARPDDEDEPS; this is translated from the coding sequence ATGGCCAAACGTTTCGACACGGGCTCCGGCCCGTCGCAAAGGCAGTTGCGCGTCGGCGAGCTGATGCGCCACGCCCTCGCCGAGGTGCTCGCGCGCGGCGAGATCCACGATCCGGTTCTCGCCGGCACCGTCGTCACCGTGCCCGAGGTGAAGATGTCGCCGGACCTGAAGATCGCCACCTGCTTCGTCATGCCGCTCGGCGGCAAGGGCCAGGACGAGGTGATCGCCGCGCTCGCCCGCAACAAGCGCTATCTGCGCGGCGAGCTGGCCCATCGCACCAACCTGAAATTTGCGCCCGACCTGCGCTTCCGCATCGACGCCTCGTTCGACGAGGGCTCGCGCATCGACCGTCTCCTGGACAGCGATGCGGTGCGCCGCGACCTCGGACCGAAGGGCGGCGCCCGGCCGGACGACGAGGACGAGCCGTCATGA
- the tsaB gene encoding tRNA threonylcarbamoyladenosine biosynthesis protein TsaB, producing the protein MLLLALDTALGAASAAILDTETGEVVARLSEPMERGHAERLMPLVADLAAGAGIKLRAVGRFAATVGPGSFTGLRVAVAAARAMALAAGGDAVGIATLDALAAPLLDGPGRRHVLAAIDARHGHVYASFVGADGSLLREAGYWPAAEAAALAAAHGATLTGPGLAVVQAAWPPGTPPPAESAPAAYPDIGWVARLGARAAPATAPCRPLYLKAADAKPQLRPQRRPAVAP; encoded by the coding sequence ATGCTCCTGCTTGCCCTGGATACCGCGCTCGGCGCGGCCTCTGCCGCCATCCTCGATACCGAGACCGGTGAGGTCGTGGCGCGCCTGAGCGAGCCCATGGAGCGCGGCCATGCCGAGCGGCTGATGCCGCTGGTCGCAGACCTCGCCGCCGGCGCCGGCATCAAGCTGCGCGCGGTCGGGCGCTTCGCCGCCACCGTCGGCCCGGGCAGCTTCACCGGCCTGCGCGTCGCCGTCGCCGCCGCGCGGGCCATGGCTCTTGCCGCCGGCGGCGATGCGGTCGGCATCGCGACGCTTGACGCGCTGGCTGCGCCGCTCCTGGACGGGCCCGGCCGGCGTCACGTGCTCGCCGCCATCGATGCCCGCCACGGCCACGTCTATGCGAGCTTTGTCGGCGCCGACGGCAGCCTGCTGCGCGAAGCCGGCTACTGGCCGGCGGCAGAAGCCGCCGCTCTCGCCGCCGCCCACGGCGCGACATTGACCGGCCCGGGCCTTGCCGTCGTGCAGGCCGCCTGGCCGCCCGGCACGCCGCCGCCCGCCGAGAGCGCGCCGGCCGCCTATCCCGATATCGGCTGGGTGGCCCGGCTGGGCGCGAGGGCCGCGCCGGCGACGGCACCATGCCGGCCGCTCTATCTCAAGGCCGCGGACGCCAAGCCGCAGCTGCGCCCGCAGCGCCGGCCGGCGGTCGCGCCGTGA
- a CDS encoding META domain protein produces MAAHHPAILSRRQLTGLLGLALAVPAGSALAAPRVLRGTVAYRERMALPPGAVVEVKLVDVSLADAPSRTIAETRIRTRRQVPIPYTLRFDSRAIAPRRTYALQARISVGDRLLFITTTRHTVFAGGRDDTEIRVERVAEAPAPAPQQGLAGRWLAEDIGGGGVIDNLQTVLEIGPDGQVSGSGGCNRIGGRATIRGQSVSFGHLAGTTMACAPAILNQETKFLETLRTVRRWRVDAARGKLILMNRSGRQVMVLARM; encoded by the coding sequence GTGGCCGCCCATCATCCCGCCATCCTGTCGCGGCGCCAGTTGACCGGCCTTCTCGGCCTTGCCCTGGCCGTTCCGGCCGGCAGCGCCCTGGCCGCGCCGCGCGTGCTGCGCGGCACCGTCGCCTATCGCGAGCGCATGGCGCTGCCGCCCGGAGCCGTCGTCGAGGTCAAGCTGGTCGACGTCTCGCTGGCCGATGCGCCGTCGCGCACCATTGCCGAGACGCGCATCCGCACCCGCCGCCAGGTGCCGATCCCCTATACGCTGCGCTTCGACAGCCGGGCCATCGCGCCGCGCCGCACCTATGCGCTGCAGGCGCGGATCAGCGTCGGCGACAGGCTGCTGTTCATCACCACGACACGCCATACGGTCTTTGCCGGAGGCCGCGACGACACCGAGATCCGCGTCGAACGGGTGGCGGAGGCGCCGGCGCCGGCGCCGCAGCAGGGCCTTGCCGGCCGCTGGCTCGCCGAGGATATCGGCGGGGGCGGGGTCATCGACAATCTGCAGACCGTGCTGGAGATCGGCCCCGACGGCCAGGTTTCCGGCAGCGGCGGCTGCAATCGGATCGGCGGCCGGGCGACCATTCGCGGCCAGTCGGTCAGCTTCGGCCATCTGGCCGGAACCACCATGGCCTGCGCGCCGGCGATCCTGAACCAGGAGACGAAGTTCCTGGAGACGCTCAGAACCGTCCGCCGCTGGCGCGTCGACGCCGCCCGCGGCAAGCTGATCCTGATGAACCGCAGCGGCCGCCAGGTCATGGTGCTGGCGCGGATGTAG